Proteins from a genomic interval of Deinococcus reticulitermitis:
- a CDS encoding glycoside hydrolase family 3 N-terminal domain-containing protein — translation MTRPAPVRDDTAPRPDLEARAQALLAQMTLEEKIGQLWQVQPVELGAETPEGAPLPERPGLRDDIRAGRVGSLLNLADPALVNEYQRLAAEESRLGIPLLIGADVIHGFRTVFPIPLAEACTWNPPLLERAARAAALEASAVGIDWIFAPMVDVARDPRWGRIAEGSGEDVYLGGVLAAARVRGFQAADLETGRQVAACPKHYVGYGAAEAGRDYNTVDLSERTLREVHLPPFKAAFDAGAGTVMTAFNEIGGVPASANPFTLRRILREEWRWPGVTLSDYESVRELIPHGVAADLQDAARLSLTAGLDIEMVSRAYADHLPELVREGTVPEALVDEATLRVLMLKLRLGLFEQPYVDAARAEGFMGREETRDLALEVARQSAVLLKNGDGVLPLTPGAGRVALIGPLADARRALLGCWTLFGRAEEVETILEGVRQFAPDVAYVPGGTVRDADEGDFAEAVRAAEAADMVILVLGEDDQMSGEARSKTRPGLPGAQARLARAVLATGKPVVSVILSGRPLVIPELVEGSAAVLAAWHGGTRAGRAVAELLFGAASPGGRLTAGWPRHVGQLPMTYAHKNTGRPEGGPGAVQFGEPFTSRYTDSPNTPLFPFGHGLTYTRFEYGPVRVLTPEVELGGTVIIEAELTNVGERAGAEVAQLYVRDLVGSVTRPVRELRGFIRAELAPGERRTLRFEVPVSSLAFWRAEGSWGAEAGEFHVWIAPHSAAGAPGTFRVLGSAETEQ, via the coding sequence ATGACCCGCCCCGCCCCGGTCCGCGACGACACCGCCCCCCGGCCCGATCTGGAGGCCCGTGCCCAGGCCCTCCTCGCACAGATGACATTGGAGGAGAAGATCGGGCAGCTCTGGCAGGTGCAGCCGGTGGAGCTGGGCGCCGAGACGCCGGAAGGCGCACCGCTTCCCGAGCGCCCCGGCCTGCGGGACGACATTCGCGCCGGGCGGGTGGGCTCGCTGCTGAACCTCGCCGACCCCGCGCTCGTCAACGAGTACCAGCGCCTCGCCGCCGAGGAGTCGCGGCTGGGGATTCCCCTCCTGATCGGCGCCGACGTGATCCACGGCTTCCGCACGGTGTTTCCGATTCCGCTCGCCGAGGCGTGTACCTGGAACCCGCCGCTGCTGGAGCGCGCGGCGCGGGCGGCGGCGCTCGAAGCGTCGGCAGTCGGCATCGACTGGATCTTCGCGCCGATGGTGGACGTGGCGCGCGATCCCCGCTGGGGCCGGATCGCCGAAGGCTCCGGTGAAGACGTGTACCTCGGCGGCGTGCTCGCGGCGGCGCGGGTGCGCGGCTTTCAGGCGGCAGACCTGGAGACCGGGCGGCAGGTGGCGGCCTGCCCGAAGCACTACGTCGGCTACGGCGCTGCGGAGGCCGGGCGCGACTACAACACCGTCGATCTCAGCGAGCGCACCCTGCGCGAAGTCCACCTGCCGCCCTTCAAGGCGGCCTTTGACGCTGGCGCCGGAACCGTAATGACGGCGTTCAACGAGATCGGCGGCGTGCCGGCGAGCGCCAACCCCTTCACCCTGCGCCGGATTCTGCGGGAGGAGTGGCGCTGGCCGGGCGTGACCCTGAGCGACTACGAGTCGGTCCGTGAACTTATCCCCCACGGCGTCGCCGCCGACCTCCAGGACGCCGCGCGTCTCAGCCTCACGGCGGGCCTCGACATCGAGATGGTGAGCCGCGCCTACGCCGACCATCTGCCGGAGCTGGTCAGAGAGGGTACGGTGCCCGAGGCGCTCGTGGACGAGGCCACCTTGCGGGTCCTGATGCTCAAGCTGCGCCTGGGCCTCTTCGAGCAGCCCTACGTGGACGCGGCGCGGGCCGAGGGGTTCATGGGGAGGGAGGAGACCCGCGACCTCGCCCTCGAAGTCGCGCGGCAGTCGGCAGTGCTCCTCAAGAACGGGGACGGGGTGCTCCCCCTGACCCCCGGCGCCGGTCGCGTCGCCCTGATCGGCCCGCTCGCCGACGCCCGGCGCGCGCTGCTCGGCTGCTGGACCCTCTTTGGCCGCGCCGAGGAGGTGGAGACCATTCTTGAAGGCGTGCGGCAGTTCGCTCCCGACGTGGCCTACGTCCCCGGCGGCACGGTCCGGGACGCGGACGAAGGCGACTTTGCCGAAGCGGTGCGGGCCGCCGAGGCCGCCGACATGGTGATCCTGGTGCTCGGTGAGGACGACCAGATGAGCGGCGAGGCCCGCTCGAAAACGCGCCCCGGGCTGCCGGGCGCGCAGGCGCGGCTCGCGCGGGCGGTCCTGGCGACCGGGAAGCCGGTGGTGAGCGTGATTCTCAGCGGGCGTCCGCTGGTGATTCCCGAACTCGTAGAGGGCAGCGCGGCGGTGCTTGCGGCCTGGCACGGCGGCACACGGGCCGGGCGGGCGGTGGCCGAGCTGCTCTTCGGCGCTGCGTCCCCGGGCGGTCGCCTGACGGCAGGTTGGCCGCGCCACGTCGGGCAACTGCCGATGACCTACGCCCACAAAAACACCGGACGTCCCGAGGGCGGTCCCGGCGCCGTGCAGTTCGGCGAGCCCTTCACCTCGCGCTACACCGACTCGCCCAACACGCCGCTTTTCCCCTTCGGCCACGGGCTGACCTACACGCGCTTCGAGTACGGGCCGGTCCGGGTCCTCACGCCCGAGGTGGAGCTGGGCGGCACCGTCATCATCGAGGCCGAGCTGACCAATGTGGGCGAGCGGGCCGGGGCGGAAGTCGCGCAGCTCTACGTCCGCGACCTCGTGGGGTCGGTCACGCGTCCGGTCCGCGAACTCAGGGGCTTTATTCGGGCCGAGCTGGCCCCCGGTGAGCGGCGCACCCTGCGCTTCGAGGTGCCGGTCTCTTCGCTGGCGTTCTGGCGCGCTGAAGGGAGCTGGGGCGCCGAAGCGGGCGAGTTCCACGTCTGGATCGCGCCTCACTCGGCGGCGGGCGCCCCTGGCACTTTTCGCGTGCTGGGCAGCGCCGAGACTGAGCAATAG
- a CDS encoding ABC transporter ATP-binding protein, whose amino-acid sequence MPPTDAGKAAPALELEGLTKVFIVGRSGARVVAVNDVSFTIGRGEVLGLVGESGSGKSTIARLISRLHDPSGGATRMDGQDVPLRLSGSALRQFRRNVQMIFQDPFASLNPLHTIGYIVGRPLQIHGLARGREVRGKVNTLLERVGLSPGNNYIDKRPHELSGGQRQRVVIARALAAKPTLILADEPTSALDVSIRLDIMNLLLDLRDQEGLSMLFITHDLAGARYMSDRVAVMYAGHLVEIGPAEAVIGAPQMPYTQLLKSAAPKPEGNLSGGVEARGEVPDLKDLPPGCPFEPRCPHARPVCSEGLPRMYDVGERHQARCILHDPVLAAQPPLRPEAAPVSDRLVRR is encoded by the coding sequence ATGCCGCCGACTGACGCGGGAAAGGCGGCGCCCGCCCTCGAACTCGAAGGGCTCACCAAAGTCTTTATCGTCGGGCGCAGCGGCGCGCGGGTCGTCGCCGTCAACGACGTGAGTTTTACCATCGGGCGCGGCGAGGTGCTCGGCCTGGTCGGCGAGTCGGGCTCGGGCAAAAGCACCATCGCCCGGCTGATCTCGCGCCTGCACGACCCGAGCGGCGGCGCGACGCGGATGGACGGCCAGGACGTGCCGCTGCGGCTTTCGGGATCCGCGCTGCGGCAGTTCCGGCGCAACGTGCAGATGATTTTCCAAGACCCCTTCGCCAGCCTCAATCCGCTGCACACCATCGGCTACATCGTGGGCCGGCCCCTCCAGATTCACGGCCTGGCGCGCGGCAGAGAGGTCCGGGGGAAGGTGAATACCCTCCTCGAACGGGTGGGGCTCTCGCCGGGGAATAACTACATCGACAAACGCCCCCACGAACTTTCCGGCGGGCAGCGTCAGCGCGTGGTGATCGCGCGCGCGCTCGCGGCCAAACCCACCCTGATTCTCGCCGACGAGCCGACCTCGGCGCTCGACGTGTCGATCCGGCTCGACATCATGAACCTGCTGCTCGACCTGCGTGATCAGGAGGGGCTGAGCATGCTGTTCATCACCCACGACCTCGCCGGCGCACGCTATATGAGTGACCGCGTCGCCGTGATGTACGCCGGGCACCTCGTCGAGATCGGCCCGGCAGAGGCCGTGATCGGCGCGCCGCAGATGCCCTATACCCAGCTTCTCAAGAGCGCCGCGCCCAAGCCCGAAGGCAATCTCAGCGGCGGGGTGGAGGCGCGCGGCGAGGTCCCCGACCTAAAAGACCTCCCGCCGGGCTGCCCCTTCGAGCCGCGCTGCCCGCACGCGAGGCCGGTGTGCAGTGAAGGGCTGCCCCGGATGTACGACGTGGGCGAGCGCCACCAGGCCCGCTGCATCCTGCACGACCCGGTGCTCGCCGCGCAGCCGCCGCTGCGCCCGGAAGCCGCGCCGGTGTCGGACCGTCTCGTGAGACGCTGA
- a CDS encoding dipeptide/oligopeptide/nickel ABC transporter permease/ATP-binding protein, with product MNGLLTILRRSPRAAAGAVILLLMILMAIFAPLLTPYSPTSQDFGTWLKPGGEHPLGTTALGQDVWAQFVYGARLTLLVGLSVGIIATFIGAALGLAGAYFGGKVDEAINILTNVFLVLPGLPLLIIASAFLRGGGVWSIILVISLTGWAWGARVIRSQALALRNRDFIQAAVVSGERPGRIIFAEMLPNLAGLIAANFFGTALYAVLSEAGLSFLGLGDVSSVTWGTMLFWAQSRGALMQDAWSWIAMPGLGIALLGTAFALLNFGIDEVTNPKIVHGTRATRVLRAGRKPATSPDAPPAPGTPQPLLRVRDMEAGYATPGGSVRAVRDVSLDIAPGEFVGLAGESGCGKSTLAFAATRLLDAPGVVFSGESELDGKDLLAMSPAELRRVRWKDYSMVFQASMNILNPVIKVREQVYDAMQAHGVTDPARLEARAKELFKLVGIRESYLDSYPHQLSGGMKQRVVIAIALALEPKLVVMDEPTTALDVVVQRQILQEIDAVRRRLGISIIFITHDLSLLVEMSDRIAIMYAGEIIEEAPAQQLYRHPKHPYTLKLMNSFPALDGPRERREGIPGRPPPLSADIPYCPFFDRCPSRMPGKCDEFKPASVETAPGHRVACFLHSDAVKEVAREVAHAAD from the coding sequence ATGAACGGGCTGCTGACCATCCTGCGGCGCTCGCCCCGCGCGGCGGCGGGGGCCGTGATCCTGCTCCTCATGATCCTGATGGCGATCTTTGCGCCGCTGCTGACCCCCTACTCGCCCACCTCGCAGGACTTCGGAACCTGGCTCAAACCTGGTGGCGAGCACCCGCTCGGCACGACCGCGCTCGGGCAGGACGTGTGGGCGCAGTTTGTCTACGGCGCGCGGCTCACGCTCCTGGTCGGGCTCAGCGTCGGCATCATCGCCACCTTCATCGGAGCGGCGCTCGGGCTCGCGGGGGCTTATTTCGGCGGCAAGGTGGACGAGGCGATCAATATCCTCACCAACGTCTTTCTCGTGCTGCCGGGGCTGCCGCTGCTGATCATCGCCAGCGCCTTCCTGCGCGGCGGCGGGGTGTGGTCGATCATCCTGGTGATCTCGCTCACCGGCTGGGCGTGGGGGGCGCGCGTGATCCGCTCGCAGGCCCTCGCGCTAAGGAACCGCGACTTCATCCAGGCCGCCGTCGTCTCGGGCGAGCGCCCCGGGCGGATCATCTTCGCCGAGATGCTGCCCAACCTCGCGGGGCTGATCGCGGCCAACTTCTTCGGGACCGCGCTCTACGCCGTGCTCTCGGAAGCGGGCCTCTCCTTCCTGGGCCTCGGCGACGTGAGCAGCGTCACCTGGGGCACCATGCTGTTCTGGGCACAGTCGCGCGGCGCGCTGATGCAGGACGCCTGGTCGTGGATCGCCATGCCGGGCCTCGGGATCGCGCTCCTCGGCACGGCGTTCGCGCTGCTGAATTTCGGCATCGACGAGGTGACCAACCCCAAAATTGTGCACGGAACGCGCGCCACCCGCGTCTTGCGCGCGGGCCGCAAGCCCGCCACTTCCCCCGACGCCCCGCCCGCCCCCGGGACGCCTCAGCCGCTGCTGCGCGTCCGCGACATGGAGGCCGGCTACGCGACGCCGGGCGGGAGCGTGCGCGCGGTGCGCGACGTGTCGCTCGATATCGCGCCCGGCGAGTTCGTGGGGCTGGCCGGCGAGTCGGGGTGCGGCAAATCGACGCTGGCGTTCGCGGCGACGCGGCTCCTCGACGCGCCCGGCGTGGTGTTCAGCGGCGAGTCGGAGCTGGACGGCAAGGACCTGCTCGCCATGAGCCCCGCAGAGCTGCGCCGGGTGCGCTGGAAGGACTACTCGATGGTCTTCCAGGCGAGCATGAACATCCTCAACCCGGTGATCAAGGTGCGCGAGCAGGTCTACGACGCGATGCAGGCACACGGCGTGACCGACCCGGCGCGGCTGGAGGCGCGGGCGAAGGAACTCTTCAAACTCGTCGGCATCCGCGAGAGTTACCTCGACTCCTACCCGCACCAGCTCTCGGGCGGCATGAAGCAGCGCGTGGTGATCGCGATCGCGCTCGCCCTCGAACCCAAGCTCGTGGTGATGGACGAGCCGACCACCGCCCTCGACGTGGTGGTGCAGCGCCAGATCTTGCAGGAAATTGATGCCGTCCGCAGGCGCCTCGGCATCTCGATCATCTTCATCACCCACGACCTCTCGCTCCTCGTCGAGATGAGTGACCGCATCGCGATCATGTACGCCGGGGAAATCATCGAGGAAGCGCCCGCCCAGCAGCTCTACCGCCACCCCAAGCATCCCTACACCCTCAAGCTGATGAACTCCTTCCCGGCTTTGGACGGCCCGCGCGAGCGGCGTGAGGGGATTCCGGGCCGGCCCCCACCGCTGAGCGCCGACATCCCCTATTGCCCGTTCTTCGACCGCTGCCCGAGCCGCATGCCCGGCAAGTGCGACGAGTTCAAACCCGCGAGCGTGGAGACCGCGCCGGGCCACCGCGTCGCGTGTTTCCTGCACTCCGACGCGGTCAAGGAAGTCGCCCGGGAGGTCGCCCATGCCGCCGACTGA
- a CDS encoding ABC transporter permease, which yields MRYLLRKFGILLFTLWVAATLNFILPRLVPGDPIGAMIAKYQGKLDTNAIEALKVAYGLNDQGSLLTQYFGYLGDLLRGDFGRSIVQFPTPVIDIVKQAAPWTIGLVGVCTVLAFFIGSAFGLYSAWRRGTPLADALPPIALFLNSMPYFWFALILLYVLAFRNSIFPLGGALAPFVKTGTSEWWRSLLLHAVLPALTIIVTSAGGWLITMRNNVMGVMSEDYIAFARAKGLSEGRLLRRYVLRNALLPSFTAFGMALGFVVGGSILTETVFSYPGLGLQLYNAVTGLDYPLMQALFLFIAAAVLIANFIVDLLYASLDPRVRDGKAE from the coding sequence ATGCGTTATCTGCTCCGAAAGTTCGGGATCTTGCTCTTCACGCTCTGGGTGGCCGCCACCCTCAACTTCATCCTGCCGCGCCTGGTGCCGGGCGACCCGATCGGCGCGATGATCGCCAAGTACCAGGGCAAGCTCGACACCAACGCGATCGAGGCGCTGAAAGTCGCTTACGGGCTGAATGATCAGGGCAGCCTGCTCACCCAGTATTTCGGCTACCTCGGCGACCTGCTGCGCGGCGATTTCGGGCGCTCCATCGTGCAGTTTCCGACCCCGGTGATCGACATCGTGAAGCAGGCGGCGCCGTGGACCATCGGGCTGGTGGGGGTCTGCACGGTGCTGGCGTTTTTTATCGGCAGCGCCTTCGGGCTCTACAGCGCGTGGCGCCGGGGCACGCCGCTCGCCGACGCCCTGCCGCCGATCGCCCTTTTCCTGAATTCGATGCCGTACTTCTGGTTCGCGCTGATCCTGCTCTACGTCCTGGCCTTTCGCAACAGCATCTTTCCGCTGGGCGGAGCGCTCGCGCCGTTCGTGAAGACCGGGACCTCCGAGTGGTGGCGCAGCCTGCTCCTGCACGCGGTCTTGCCGGCGCTCACCATCATCGTGACCTCGGCGGGCGGGTGGCTGATCACCATGCGCAACAACGTGATGGGGGTGATGTCGGAGGACTACATCGCCTTCGCCCGCGCCAAGGGCCTGTCTGAGGGCCGGCTGCTGAGGCGCTACGTCCTGCGCAACGCCCTGCTGCCGAGCTTCACGGCCTTCGGGATGGCGCTCGGCTTCGTGGTGGGCGGCTCGATTCTGACCGAGACCGTGTTCTCTTATCCGGGGCTGGGTCTCCAGCTCTACAACGCGGTCACCGGCCTCGATTACCCGCTGATGCAGGCGCTCTTTCTCTTCATCGCGGCGGCGGTCCTCATCGCCAACTTCATCGTGGACCTGCTCTACGCCTCGCTCGATCCGCGCGTGCGCGACGGGAAGGCCGAATGA
- a CDS encoding ABC transporter substrate-binding protein, with protein sequence MKRVFSAASAVLVTLTAALWSQAQAQSTFTVVRATQWGAQNFNPFTPNDQHLQPTNSAIYESLYYVNILNGKMTPVLGTSYKWSNSNKTLTVTTRSGVKWHDGKAFSARDAAFTYNYLKQYPALDVAGLWKNGLSSVKASGANTLVFAFSRANTPILPDLLQVMMVPEHVWSKVTAPLTETNAKPVGTGPFLFDQYSQQALRLVKNPNYWIKGQPYVDALVWLATNSNDAAQLKLLKGEADYGYIGLTDPLGFSKKPNMGIYWPVDNYNYLYFNTAKKPLDDPALRRGMSQAINTAQVALKGYAGIAKAAHTSGIIPGQQGEWLAKGTASLKYDTAAADRALTAAGYKKDSKGNRLGKDGKPLPTFKILVGAGWTDFITMAQVISGDLKKVGINTQIDQQAWSSYAGGLQTGTYDLGISWGWGSGPTPYYMYDKTLSPEYSAAVGKTAASNLSRYTNPTVTKALQTYSSTSDVATQKKAIATITKVVMQDMPYLALTDRSEFSNYNTSRFTGFPSAQNPYNHGTADDTIGARLMYLNVKPK encoded by the coding sequence ATGAAACGAGTCTTTTCCGCTGCTTCCGCCGTCCTGGTTACACTCACCGCCGCGCTCTGGAGTCAGGCCCAGGCGCAATCGACCTTCACCGTGGTGCGGGCCACCCAGTGGGGCGCGCAGAACTTCAACCCCTTCACGCCCAACGACCAGCACCTCCAGCCGACGAACTCGGCGATCTACGAGTCGCTCTACTACGTCAATATCCTCAACGGCAAGATGACGCCGGTGCTCGGCACGAGCTACAAGTGGAGTAACAGCAACAAGACGCTCACCGTCACCACCCGCAGCGGCGTGAAGTGGCACGACGGCAAGGCCTTCAGCGCGCGCGACGCGGCGTTCACCTACAACTACCTCAAACAGTATCCGGCGCTCGACGTGGCGGGGCTATGGAAAAACGGCCTGAGCAGCGTGAAGGCTTCGGGCGCCAATACGCTGGTCTTCGCCTTCAGCCGCGCGAATACCCCGATTCTGCCGGATCTGCTTCAGGTCATGATGGTGCCCGAACACGTCTGGAGCAAGGTCACGGCGCCGCTCACCGAGACGAACGCCAAGCCGGTCGGCACCGGCCCCTTCCTGTTCGATCAGTACAGCCAGCAGGCGCTGCGGCTCGTCAAGAACCCCAACTACTGGATCAAGGGCCAGCCCTACGTGGACGCGCTCGTGTGGCTCGCCACCAATTCCAACGACGCTGCGCAGCTCAAGCTGCTCAAGGGCGAGGCCGACTACGGCTACATCGGCCTGACCGACCCCCTGGGCTTTTCCAAGAAGCCCAACATGGGGATCTACTGGCCGGTGGACAACTACAACTACCTCTACTTCAACACCGCGAAAAAACCGCTCGACGACCCGGCGCTGCGGCGCGGGATGTCGCAGGCGATCAACACGGCGCAAGTCGCTCTCAAGGGCTACGCCGGCATCGCCAAGGCGGCGCACACCAGCGGCATCATCCCTGGGCAGCAGGGCGAGTGGCTTGCCAAGGGCACCGCGAGCCTGAAATACGACACCGCCGCCGCCGACCGGGCACTCACCGCCGCCGGCTACAAGAAGGACAGCAAGGGCAACCGCCTCGGCAAGGACGGCAAGCCGCTGCCGACCTTCAAGATCCTGGTGGGCGCGGGCTGGACCGACTTCATCACGATGGCGCAGGTGATCAGCGGGGATCTCAAGAAGGTCGGCATCAACACCCAGATCGACCAGCAGGCCTGGAGTTCCTACGCGGGCGGGCTCCAGACCGGCACCTACGACCTCGGCATCAGCTGGGGCTGGGGCTCGGGGCCGACGCCGTACTACATGTACGACAAGACCCTCTCGCCCGAGTACAGCGCGGCGGTCGGCAAGACGGCGGCCTCGAACCTCTCGCGCTACACCAACCCCACCGTCACCAAGGCCTTGCAAACCTACAGCTCGACGAGTGACGTGGCGACCCAGAAAAAAGCCATCGCCACCATCACCAAGGTCGTGATGCAGGACATGCCGTACCTCGCGCTCACCGACCGCTCGGAATTCTCGAACTACAACACCAGCCGCTTTACCGGCTTCCCGAGCGCGCAAAATCCCTACAACCACGGCACCGCCGACGACACCATCGGCGCGCGGCTGATGTACCTGAACGTGAAACCCAAGTAA